The DNA sequence TCCTCGTGTCATTCACGCCCCGGGACCCTACTGGCTCCACCAGACCCAGGTCAGCCGATCCACGCCCACGACCGCAACCGACCGGAAGCGACCACCTGATGACCGAGCATGACGAGCGCGCACCCCTTACACGCTCCTTCTGCGCGACAGGGAAGCGCGTACAAACAGCGCGCTATATGAGCGCGCTTGTACTGCGTGACCAGGTAGTTCGCTGTTGTGACGTGGTGCAGGAGCGGGTGGTGGCGGCAAGCTACGAGTGCCCGACCGGCGCCCGAGCTCGTGGGCGCGCAGCGGCAGGTCGGTCGAGCTGCGGGCCCGCGCGGCGCGATGCCGTGGCGGCCTCACGGACCGCGGTGGGGCCGACTCGCACACGGTGGAAGCGAACACCGCCGAACGCCGGCGAACGTTGCCGAACGCCCTGGAGCAGCAGGCCGCGGCACCGTACGGCGGTCAGGCCCTGTACCCGTACACCGAGCAGGCGTCGCCGGTGAAGGGCTTGACCAGGCCGCGCGGGGCCGGGCTGTTGACCCCGTCGTCCGGCTCGAACGCGGTCACGACGACGTTCCCGTCTCCCAGGGCGTGCCGGAGACGGCGGTGGTGGCGGTCCGCCTCCTCGGCGTCCTGAAGCGGGCCGGTCTTCGTCCACTGGGTGTCGCGGGAGGGCGGCTGGCCGTCGTCGGTCCAGTACACGCAGGGGACGGCCAGCAGCCGGCGCACCCGGCGCAGGCCGTCCGCGAACTCCTGCTCGCTCAGGCCCAGATAGGACAGCTCCCCCCGGTACCAGGCCAGCGCGGCCGTGCCGCCGGCCTCGAACCGCCAGTGCAGGTAGGCCGCCTGCGTCTGCATCCGGTTCCGGGGCACGCACAGCGCCGCCTCCATCGACCCCAGCCAGCTGTTGCAGCTCCTGCACAGCACACCCCGCACCCGGCCCGTCCCCGCGTCGTGGTCGACGGCGGCCGACTCCCTGCGCACGCACAGCTCGCAGTCGGGGCGCTGCCGCAGCAGCCGGGCCCGCTCGGCGTTCGACATCCGCGCGTACAGCAGTTGCGGGGTACGGCGGGCCTGCCACTGATCGGCCGGCACCACCGGGACCGGGACCGCGCGGGCCGGGTGCGGCGCGGGAAACGGGCGGGGCCCGTCCGCCGTACCCGCCGAGCGCCCGCCGCCCAGGGCGCCGGCGCCGGGCGGGCGCCCGGCGGGCTCAGCGCGTACCGGGGCGTCGGCGGGGGTGCCGGTGCGGCGCCGCCTGGCCAGCGCGGCCACCAGGCGTGTCCACCCCGCCATCGCCGTCTCCTCCCGGCCCGCGCCCCCCGGCTGCGGGAGAGCGCCGCCGGCCTCGGCCATCTTCTCCCTGGGCGGGCGGGCCCCCGGGGGTTCGACGGCGCGCAGTCGGGTGATCGTCTGGGCGGTGGTCGCGCAGGTCAGCGTGGGGACACCAGCACGCCGGGCAGTGCGGCCGGATCCTTGTCGGCGTCGTCCGCGTACGCGGTGGCGTACGACAGCTCCCCCGGGTCGTCGGCCCACGCCAGGACACGGCGCGCCCGCCCGCGCCACCCCGGTCCGGCCTTCACCTGGTCGCCCCAGCGGCTGCGGCCCTCCGCGCAGACCGTGCACTTCAGCCGGCCGCTGATCTCCCACACCTCCGGGTCGGTGGTGAAGCACGTCGGGCAACACCCCTCGGACCAGGCCGGCGGATGGCACGGCGTGGTCACCCAGGCCGTGATGATGATGTGGCCGCAGTACGAGCACTCGATGCCGTACAGGGCGTTCCGGTCGCAGCGCGGGCAGTGCTTGCCGGCCGGGACCTCCGCCGGAGCGCCGGCATCCCCGGACGTCTTGGCCGGGGCCGGCTCGACCGCGTCGGCGGGCTCCGCCGGAAGGCCGGCAGGCGGCACGTAGCCGCCCTCCGACTCCCATTCCTCGACCGGGTCGCCGGCCGTGGCCACCACGTCGAACAGGCCCTCGGACGCGCACCGCGGGGCGATCACCTCGACGTCGGCGCTCCCGTGGGCCGTGGCCACGAAGGCGCGCGGGTGCTTTCGGCCGTGCAGGAGCGGCAGGCACACCGCCTCGTCACGCCGGGCCCGGCGGCCGCCGACCGTGGCCACCACCACCGCCGAGGTCTGGCCCCGGTGGCCGTTCCAGCGCCCGGACTGCACGCGGTTCGCCCACACCTGGCCGGTGTACCGGACCCCGTCCACGGACCACGCCAGCATCACGCCCGGGGCGTAGCCGGCCGGGGCGAACTCCTCGAACTCCTGCGGCTCGCCCGGCCACATGTCCACCGGGCGCTCGCTGAACTCCGGCGTACCCGCACCGCGCTTTTCGACTTCACCGGCCAACTCCCGGGCCAGCGCCGCGAATCCGTCCCTCGCCTGCTGGTGCGCCCAGTCGGGCACCGTGGGCAGCGTGTAGGCCAGGCGGCCGTCCGCCGACTCGATCCGCAGCCGGTCGCCGCTCCCGGTCGCGTACGCGCGCCCGGTGCCGCTCGCGCCGATCAGCCGGCGCGCGTTGTCCGGGGTGCCCTCCGGCGCGGTCTGAGGCGTCTGCACCGGCTCCTGAAGCGGGGTGTCCAGGACCGGTCCCGCCGGGGCGTGCCGGTCCCGCGTCATCCCCGCAGCAGCCGGAACAGCCATGGCGGTGCGCTCGGTCATCAGGTGTCCATCTCTACTCGCAGGGTTGGCCGTTGGGGGTGGCGGGACGCCCCCGTCACCCGTGTGTGCCCGGGCCCGCGGAATGCCGCCGGCCCGGGCCCGCGGTGCTCACATCGCCATCCCGGCCCATTCCCGGTTGGCGATCTGCCGGGCGGCCTCCTCCGTGGCCACGAGGTCGAACATGAACGCGGTCGGGCGGCCCATCACCGGCGCGATGTTCCACACGCCGAACTTCTCGCCCTGCCGGGTGATCATCAGCCCCGTCGCGCGGCGCTTCCTGCTCCAGTGCAGAGCGACCTTCTCGCCGCGCTTCGGGCTTGCGGGCATCTCGCTGAACCGGCTCACTGGTCACTCCCCTGCGACGACATCACCCCCGCTCGGGGCGTTCATTAATCTACCCATCAAGATGTTGTGCGTCAAGTTTTATGTGTCACTCCCGGCGGGGGCCGCCCACCGGCACGGCGAGCGCCCGCCGAAGGCGCAGGCCGCGGAGCCGATTCGGCGCACCGCGGTGCGGCAAGGCGCCCCCGGACCCGTCGGCCGGCGCACCCCAGCGCCGGGCGGCGCCGGGCGGGACGGCAGGCCCGGGACCCGGGAGCGCCGAGCCCCGCGGCCGGCCGCGGGTCAGCGTGCCGCAGAACGGCGGGAGTTCGCGCCGCCGCGGGTGCGCATGGTGGTCCCGGCCTCGGTGAGCAGGCGGTGCACGAACCCGTACGACCTCCCGCAGCCCTCGGCGAGCACCCGGACCGAGGCCCCCCTGTCGTACGCCTTCTTCAGCTCGGCCCCGAGCTTGAGCCGGGCCGGCCCGGTGACGTGGACGCGGCGTCCCAGCACGTCGGCTCTCCTCTCCTCTCTCCCGGCGGC is a window from the Actinacidiphila yeochonensis CN732 genome containing:
- a CDS encoding endonuclease domain-containing protein, which produces MAGWTRLVAALARRRRTGTPADAPVRAEPAGRPPGAGALGGGRSAGTADGPRPFPAPHPARAVPVPVVPADQWQARRTPQLLYARMSNAERARLLRQRPDCELCVRRESAAVDHDAGTGRVRGVLCRSCNSWLGSMEAALCVPRNRMQTQAAYLHWRFEAGGTAALAWYRGELSYLGLSEQEFADGLRRVRRLLAVPCVYWTDDGQPPSRDTQWTKTGPLQDAEEADRHHRRLRHALGDGNVVVTAFEPDDGVNSPAPRGLVKPFTGDACSVYGYRA
- a CDS encoding helix-turn-helix domain-containing protein, with the protein product MLGRRVHVTGPARLKLGAELKKAYDRGASVRVLAEGCGRSYGFVHRLLTEAGTTMRTRGGANSRRSAAR